A genomic segment from Sciurus carolinensis chromosome 1, mSciCar1.2, whole genome shotgun sequence encodes:
- the LOC124989099 gene encoding LOW QUALITY PROTEIN: growth arrest-specific protein 7-like (The sequence of the model RefSeq protein was modified relative to this genomic sequence to represent the inferred CDS: deleted 2 bases in 1 codon), with protein CVTFPQPDTMPEQQLQSQRSGVNCDYFWADKKDTQGNGDRTGFELLLQKQPKGQEMQKELSGFLRERIKIEEECAKNLTKLSQNSLAAQEEGSLGEAWAQVKKSLADEAEVHLKFSAKLHTEVEKPLMNFRENFKKDMKRCDHHIADLCKQVASHYASVEKAQKALTEWQRDLEMKTQQLEIKLSNKTEEDIKKARRKSTQAGDDLMYCADLYNQAQSKWFEEMVSTTLELEWLEVERVEMIRQHLCQYTQLRHETDTFNQSTVEPVDQLLLKVDQAKVRELWVREHKTGNIRPVDMEI; from the exons TGCGTGACGTTCCCTCAACCAGACACAATGCCTGAACAGCAACTGCAAAGCCAACGGAGTGGAGTTAACTGTGACTACTTCTGGGCTGATAAGAAAGACACCCAAGGCAATGGTGATCGAACTGGGTTCGAGCTGCTGCTCCAAAAGCAACCAAAAGGCCAAGAAATGCAGAAAGAACTGTCTGGATTTCTT AGAGAgaggataaagattgaagaagaatGTGCAAAGAACTTGACTAAACTCTCTCAGAACTCCTTGGCtgcacaggaggaaggctccctgggagaagcatgggctcaggtgaagaagagcctggcagatgaagcagaagttcatctcaagttctcCGCCAAGCTTCACACCGAGGTAGAGAAGCCCCTAATGAACTTTCGTGAGAACTTtaagaaagacatgaaaaggTGTGACCACCATATCGCTGACCTCTGCAAGCAAGTCGCCAGCCACTATGCATCGGTGGAGAAGGCCCAGAAAGCCCTCACAGAGtggcagagagacctggagatgaagacccagcagctggagatcaaGCTGAGCAACAAGACAGAGGAGGACATCAAGAAGGCCCGAAGGAAGTCCACACAGGCTGGTGATGACCTCATGTACTGTGCGGACCTCTACAACCAGGCCCAGTCTAAGTGGTTTGAAGAGATGGTGTCCACCACTTTGGAGCTGGAGTGgctggaagtggagagggtggagatgatcCGGCAACATTTGTGCCAGTACACACAGCTGCGGCACGAGACGGACACATTCAACCAAAGCACAGTTGAGCCTGTGGACCAACTGCTTCTAAAAGTGGACCAGGCCAAAGTCAGagagctgtgggtcagagagcacaaaacaGGCAACATTCGCCCTGTGGACATGGAGATCTAG